Proteins encoded in a region of the Zunongwangia endophytica genome:
- a CDS encoding ABC transporter ATP-binding protein: MIEVKGLHKAFNGEEVLKGIDFVFERGKTNLIIGQSGSGKSVFLKNMLGLFTPEQGVIEYDGKPYSEFSDEERRELRKEIGMVFQGGALFDSMTVKENVMFPLKMFTKMKKAKMEERVSLVLERVNLVGADDKFPSEISGGMQKRVSIARAIVNQPKYLFCDEPNSGLDPTTATVIDNLIQKITHEYDITTIIITHDMNSVLEIGEKIAFLKDGVLAWTGNKDEIFKTTDKTVTDFVYSSDLFKKVREAQLQGY, translated from the coding sequence ATGATAGAGGTAAAAGGTTTACATAAAGCTTTCAATGGCGAAGAGGTTTTAAAAGGTATTGATTTTGTTTTCGAACGCGGAAAAACCAACTTAATAATTGGCCAATCTGGATCTGGAAAAAGTGTTTTTTTAAAAAACATGCTCGGTCTTTTTACTCCTGAACAAGGCGTAATTGAATACGATGGCAAACCCTATAGTGAATTTTCTGATGAAGAAAGAAGAGAACTTCGGAAAGAAATAGGGATGGTTTTTCAGGGAGGAGCACTTTTTGACTCTATGACAGTTAAAGAAAATGTTATGTTTCCGCTGAAAATGTTCACCAAGATGAAGAAAGCGAAGATGGAAGAACGCGTTAGTCTTGTTTTAGAACGCGTAAATCTTGTTGGTGCAGATGATAAATTCCCTTCGGAAATTAGTGGTGGTATGCAAAAACGTGTTTCTATAGCACGCGCTATTGTAAATCAGCCAAAATATTTATTTTGTGATGAACCTAACTCGGGATTGGATCCAACAACCGCTACGGTTATTGACAATTTAATTCAGAAAATCACACATGAGTATGACATAACCACAATTATCATTACTCACGATATGAACTCGGTTCTTGAAATTGGAGAAAAAATTGCGTTTTTAAAAGATGGAGTTTTGGCGTGGACTGGTAACAAAGACGAAATTTTCAAGACCACAGACAAGACAGTAACCGATTTTGTGTATTCTTCAGACCTATTTAAAAAAGTAAGAGAAGCGCAACTGCAGGGCTACTAA
- a CDS encoding MlaE family ABC transporter permease encodes MTYLHSIGEYFIMLKGIFARMTKRSVLKDLIFKEIDELIIGSMGIVCFLSFFIGAVVAIQTALNLNNPLIPKSLVAYAARQSVILEFAPTFISIIMAGKVGSFITSSIGSMRVTEQIDALEVMGINSKNYLIFPKIVAMMTYPFVIAISMFLGILGAYVAAVFGGFVSPEQFITGLQDDFTTFHLIYAFIKTFLFAIILSTVPAYHGYYMKGGALEVGHASTTAFVWTSVVLIVTNYVVTQLLLS; translated from the coding sequence ATGACCTACCTGCACTCCATTGGCGAATACTTTATCATGCTGAAAGGTATATTTGCCAGAATGACCAAAAGATCGGTCTTAAAGGATCTTATATTTAAGGAAATCGATGAACTTATCATTGGTTCGATGGGTATTGTATGTTTTCTCTCTTTTTTTATAGGAGCAGTTGTTGCAATCCAAACGGCACTAAACCTCAACAACCCATTAATTCCTAAAAGCCTCGTAGCCTATGCAGCGCGACAATCGGTGATTTTAGAATTTGCTCCTACTTTTATTTCCATAATTATGGCAGGTAAAGTGGGCTCTTTTATAACATCAAGTATCGGATCTATGCGGGTAACCGAACAAATTGATGCTTTAGAGGTTATGGGAATCAACTCTAAAAACTACCTGATTTTCCCTAAAATTGTAGCGATGATGACGTATCCTTTTGTTATCGCTATCTCTATGTTTTTAGGAATACTAGGCGCTTATGTTGCTGCAGTATTTGGAGGATTTGTATCTCCCGAACAATTCATTACAGGATTACAGGATGATTTTACTACATTCCATCTTATATATGCATTCATAAAAACATTTCTGTTTGCAATTATTCTTTCTACTGTTCCCGCATATCACGGGTATTACATGAAAGGAGGAGCCTTAGAGGTTGGTCATGCAAGTACCACTGCATTTGTTTGGACCAGTGTGGTACTTATTGTTACCAACTATGTTGTTACTCAATTATTACTTAGTTAA
- the pafA gene encoding alkaline phosphatase PafA, protein MKRIYLATFMLLFAFSTKAQQSEFKNKKPKLVVGIVVDQMRYDYLNKFWNKYEEGGFKRLIKEGFNFRNNHFNYAPTYTGPGHTSVWTGTSPMNHGIIGNNWYDKFAGEMVYCAQDDDVESVGTKTDAGKMSPHRIEATTLSDQNRLNTQFRGKTIGVSIKDRGSILPAGHTANGAYWYSGGNDGKFITSTYYMEELPEWVEDFNKSGKADSYLKEWNTLYDIETYTESGEDDNDFENGFKGKDKATFPYDLKKLSKKNGKYSLIPQTPYGDDITLDFALAAIKGEDLGKDEDTDILTLSFSSTDKVGHNFGANSKEVEDTYLRLDKNLSDLLSYLDENVGEGEYTIFLTADHGGGHVGGFLDKNRIPTGDLDYDKLEEDFSAFSTEKFGDGLIKNVSNNQIFFDYKYIADNDLNPAEVETKIEHFLIQQPGVYKVYTRSELQGNNFSNGLGYVVQNGFNQKRSGDVIIVTHPGSGYGKGSTHGSVFNYDTHTPLLFFGAGVPKGETYERSEIVDIAPTMAAILGIEYPNATSGKPLAIMLDKASE, encoded by the coding sequence ATGAAACGAATATACCTGGCAACATTTATGTTGCTTTTTGCTTTCTCTACAAAAGCACAGCAATCAGAATTCAAAAATAAAAAACCAAAATTGGTAGTAGGAATCGTAGTCGATCAGATGCGATATGACTACCTGAATAAGTTTTGGAATAAATATGAAGAGGGCGGTTTTAAACGCTTAATAAAGGAAGGTTTTAACTTTAGAAATAATCATTTCAATTACGCGCCAACTTACACCGGTCCGGGACATACCTCTGTTTGGACAGGAACTAGCCCAATGAATCATGGGATTATCGGCAATAACTGGTATGATAAGTTTGCGGGAGAAATGGTGTATTGCGCACAGGACGATGATGTAGAATCTGTTGGCACTAAAACCGATGCAGGTAAAATGTCTCCGCATCGTATCGAAGCGACGACGCTATCAGATCAAAACAGACTCAACACGCAGTTTAGAGGAAAAACAATCGGAGTATCTATTAAAGATCGTGGTTCTATTCTTCCGGCGGGACATACAGCAAATGGTGCTTATTGGTACTCTGGTGGTAACGATGGGAAATTTATCACAAGCACGTATTACATGGAAGAATTACCTGAATGGGTTGAGGATTTCAATAAATCTGGAAAAGCAGATTCTTACCTAAAAGAATGGAATACACTTTACGACATTGAAACCTACACAGAAAGTGGGGAAGATGATAATGATTTTGAAAACGGTTTTAAAGGAAAGGATAAAGCTACTTTTCCCTATGATCTTAAAAAATTAAGTAAGAAAAATGGTAAATATAGCCTGATTCCTCAAACACCATATGGTGATGATATCACTTTGGATTTTGCACTTGCAGCAATTAAAGGAGAAGATTTAGGTAAAGATGAAGATACCGATATTTTAACCCTTAGTTTTTCTAGTACCGATAAGGTAGGGCATAACTTTGGCGCAAACTCTAAAGAAGTAGAGGATACTTACCTAAGATTAGATAAAAATCTATCTGATCTTTTAAGTTATTTAGATGAAAATGTTGGAGAAGGAGAATATACTATTTTCCTTACTGCAGATCATGGTGGTGGTCATGTTGGTGGTTTTCTTGATAAGAATAGAATCCCAACCGGAGATTTAGATTATGATAAATTGGAAGAAGACTTTTCTGCTTTTTCTACGGAAAAATTTGGCGACGGACTTATCAAAAATGTATCAAACAATCAGATATTTTTTGATTACAAATACATAGCAGATAATGATTTGAATCCAGCTGAGGTAGAAACGAAAATCGAACATTTTTTAATTCAGCAGCCAGGTGTTTATAAAGTGTATACTCGAAGTGAGTTACAGGGCAACAACTTTTCTAATGGATTAGGTTATGTTGTTCAAAACGGATTCAACCAAAAAAGAAGTGGAGATGTAATTATAGTAACGCATCCGGGAAGTGGTTACGGTAAAGGTTCTACCCATGGTAGTGTTTTTAACTATGATACGCACACCCCATTGCTGTTTTTTGGAGCAGGCGTACCAAAAGGGGAAACTTACGAGCGTTCAGAGATTGTGGATATTGCGCCAACCATGGCAGCAATTTTAGGAATAGAATATCCTAATGCTACAAGTGGTAAACCATTAGCGATAATGTTGGATAAAGCTTCAGAATAA
- a CDS encoding glycosyltransferase family 2 protein, with product MKIYIAIPAHNEADFIGLTLQSLVSQTFLPSKIVVVNDQSTDDTPKIVQDFIEKHPFIQLKNTTSSEAHQPGSKVINAFNAGLAELDENYDLICKFDADLIFPENYLETIVEIFKKDSKIGMAAGHCTIEKNGDWIIENLTDKDHIRGALKCYRKECFTAIGGLKPAMGWDTVDELLAQFHDWKIETTEKLHVKHLKPTGANYNTKASRYKQGKAFYRLGYGFLITGIASAKLAFMKKDYGLFPSYLKGYFQAKKANEPLLVSKEEGKFIRDLRWKKMKGKIIK from the coding sequence TTGAAAATTTACATCGCCATACCGGCACACAACGAAGCAGATTTTATTGGATTAACCCTTCAGTCTTTGGTTAGCCAAACTTTTCTACCAAGTAAAATTGTTGTCGTAAACGACCAAAGCACCGATGACACTCCAAAAATTGTTCAGGATTTTATCGAAAAGCATCCTTTTATTCAGCTAAAAAATACCACCTCTTCTGAGGCGCATCAACCGGGAAGCAAAGTGATCAATGCTTTTAATGCTGGTTTAGCAGAATTAGATGAAAACTATGATCTGATCTGTAAGTTCGATGCTGATTTGATTTTTCCTGAAAATTACTTAGAAACTATCGTTGAAATTTTCAAAAAAGATTCAAAAATCGGAATGGCCGCCGGACATTGTACGATCGAAAAAAATGGCGACTGGATTATCGAAAATCTTACCGATAAAGATCACATTCGGGGTGCTTTAAAATGTTATCGCAAAGAATGCTTTACAGCTATTGGAGGATTAAAACCTGCGATGGGCTGGGATACGGTAGATGAGCTTTTAGCCCAGTTTCACGATTGGAAGATCGAAACTACTGAAAAACTGCACGTAAAACACTTAAAACCTACCGGAGCTAATTATAACACCAAAGCTTCTCGCTACAAACAGGGAAAAGCATTTTATAGATTAGGATATGGATTTTTAATTACAGGAATTGCTTCAGCCAAATTAGCTTTTATGAAAAAAGACTACGGTCTATTTCCGTCGTATTTAAAAGGCTATTTTCAGGCAAAAAAAGCAAATGAACCTTTATTAGTTTCCAAAGAAGAAGGAAAATTTATTAGAGACTTACGCTGGAAAAAAATGAAGGGCAAAATTATTAAATAA